The Nitrospirota bacterium genome has a segment encoding these proteins:
- a CDS encoding EscU/YscU/HrcU family type III secretion system export apparatus switch protein, which yields MDEKTNPPPKKKAVALRYRPARDTAPRVTAKGQGYIADKIIELARENRIPMEENPDLVEILSKVDLFAEIPPDVYAAVAQILGFVYRLKGDTPPPAPR from the coding sequence ATGGACGAGAAAACGAACCCTCCACCGAAGAAGAAGGCCGTCGCTCTCCGATATCGTCCGGCGAGAGACACGGCTCCACGGGTGACGGCCAAGGGCCAGGGGTACATTGCCGACAAAATCATCGAGCTCGCCCGGGAGAACCGTATTCCGATGGAAGAGAACCCCGACCTGGTCGAGATTCTTTCGAAGGTCGATCTGTTTGCGGAAATCCCGCCCGATGTCTATGCCGCGGTCGCGCAGATCCTGGGATTCGTCTACCGGCTCAAGGGCGACACGCCTCCCCCCGCGCCCCGGTAG
- a CDS encoding PilZ domain-containing protein — protein sequence MGLFSWLGGSKVEAPPGSLVNPKEVDFVLKNASTENVKIEVSFTGDQMEYVSKFLEAGKAKSGPYLAIAPLDPEDGNTVLTRRKVFEVHFQYRDIPYGFRANLVASLEGGCYKITSPPFLLRTQKRSYFRVFPSYQDPVFVSFMVSGNTYKEKVEDLSEGGFSFSTNLEKDILKPGLVMENTVLYLPDDTVFTNCVLRAHFPNKDSTATKYKCGVQFQRLEGNDAQVLARYIFKRQRDMLQEDRAAQKKE from the coding sequence ATGGGTCTTTTCTCCTGGCTGGGTGGCAGTAAGGTGGAGGCGCCGCCGGGTTCGCTGGTCAACCCGAAGGAGGTGGATTTCGTCCTCAAGAACGCCTCTACCGAGAACGTTAAGATCGAGGTTTCCTTCACCGGCGATCAGATGGAGTACGTGTCGAAATTCCTGGAAGCCGGGAAGGCGAAGAGCGGGCCCTATCTGGCGATAGCGCCACTCGATCCGGAAGACGGCAACACGGTGTTGACCCGTCGGAAGGTGTTCGAAGTCCACTTTCAGTACCGCGACATCCCCTATGGATTCCGGGCCAACCTCGTGGCCTCACTGGAAGGAGGATGCTACAAGATTACCTCGCCTCCGTTCCTGCTCCGAACCCAGAAGCGAAGCTATTTTCGTGTCTTTCCTTCCTATCAAGACCCCGTTTTCGTTTCGTTCATGGTTTCGGGGAACACCTACAAGGAGAAAGTGGAGGACCTGAGCGAAGGAGGTTTCTCTTTCTCCACGAACCTTGAAAAGGACATTCTGAAACCCGGTCTTGTCATGGAGAATACGGTACTCTACCTGCCGGACGATACGGTATTCACGAACTGCGTGCTCCGGGCGCATTTTCCGAACAAGGATTCAACGGCGACGAAATACAAGTGCGGCGTCCAATTCCAGCGATTGGAAGGGAACGACGCGCAGGTACTGGCTCGATACATTTTCAAGCGGCAGCGGGACATGCTTCAGGAGGACCGGGCCGCTCAGAAGAAAGAGTAG
- a CDS encoding efflux RND transporter permease subunit, producing MIEKLIEACAKNRFMTLLVILSIALFGVWSVKHIPLDAIPDLSDTQVIVYSRWDRSPDIMEDQVTYPIISAMLGAPKVKAIRGFSDFGYSYVYMIFEDGTDIYWARSRTLEYLSKVTPLLPEGVRTELGPDATGVGWVFQYALVDTSGKQSLADLRSFQDWTLRYYLQGVPGVAEVAPIGGFVRQYQVNLDPNALLSYKIPIEKVMEAIRNGNNDVGGRLLEFSGREYMVRGRGYARSTADIEKIVVGVSPQSGTPILVKNLGSVVLGPDIRRGLADLNGEGDVVGGIVIMRHGENALKVIDRVKKKLKDIEPTLPEGVKLVTTYDRSDLILRSIETLKDTLVEEMVVVSLVILVFLWHIPSAIIPIFTLPIAVLFAFIPMYFMGLSSNIMSLGGIAVAIGALVDAAVVVVENAHKKLERWMREGRQGDYRTVLIGAIQEVGRPSFYSLMVIAVAFIPVFTLEAQEGRLFRPLAFTKNFSMFFAAILAITLDPAIRLLFMRFEPFIFRPKWLAKVVNAAVVGELHEEDKHPISRVLFRFYQPAAELMLRRPKTVVLVAVAIVIATVPFYFKLGSEFMPPLYEGTLLYMPTTPPGISVTESGNLLNIQDRIIKSFPEVDSVFGKAGRAETSTDPAPFSMMETTVVLKPEAEWRKVDRWYSWMPEVFKKPLRHAWREAITPAQLVDEMDQALKIPGSVNAWTMPIKARIDMLTTGVRTPVGIKIFGADLKEIERIGEHIEMVLKPVKGTRSIFAERTAGGYFVDFDLKREELARYGLSVADAEMVIMSAIGGENVSQTVEGRERYPINVRYARELRNDMERLKRVLVPTESGAQVPISQLADIRMVTGPSMIRDENGRLAGYVYVDVAGRDIGSYVADAKKAVREQVQMPAGYALTWSGQYESMERVKERLKLVLPITVFIIFFLLYMNTKSLTKTFIVFLAVPFSAVGAIWFLYALGYQSSIAVWVGLIALMGLDAETGIFMLLYLDLAYDEWKAKGKLKTKEDLREAILYGAVKRVRPKVMTVACAAIGLLPIMWSTGAGADVMKRIAAPMIGGLFTSFIMELLVYPVIYELWRGRELKKVMSRAT from the coding sequence ATGATCGAAAAGCTGATCGAAGCCTGCGCCAAGAACCGATTCATGACGCTCCTCGTCATCCTGAGCATCGCCCTGTTTGGAGTGTGGAGCGTCAAGCACATCCCGCTGGACGCGATTCCGGATCTGTCGGATACGCAGGTCATCGTCTACTCCCGATGGGACCGCAGCCCGGACATCATGGAGGACCAGGTGACCTATCCCATCATCTCGGCGATGTTGGGCGCGCCGAAGGTGAAGGCCATCCGGGGTTTCTCTGATTTCGGCTACTCCTACGTGTACATGATTTTCGAGGACGGGACCGATATCTATTGGGCGCGCAGCCGAACGTTGGAGTATTTGAGCAAGGTTACGCCCCTGCTGCCTGAAGGCGTGAGGACGGAGCTGGGTCCCGATGCCACCGGCGTCGGCTGGGTTTTTCAGTACGCGCTGGTGGATACCTCCGGCAAGCAGAGCCTTGCCGATCTCCGGAGCTTTCAGGACTGGACGCTCCGCTACTACCTCCAGGGCGTGCCGGGCGTGGCGGAAGTGGCGCCGATCGGCGGATTTGTGCGCCAGTACCAGGTGAACCTCGATCCCAACGCGCTCCTCTCGTACAAGATCCCCATCGAGAAGGTGATGGAGGCCATCCGCAACGGCAACAACGACGTGGGCGGGCGGCTCCTCGAATTCAGCGGAAGGGAATACATGGTGAGGGGCAGAGGCTACGCCCGGAGCACGGCGGATATCGAGAAGATTGTCGTGGGCGTCAGCCCCCAATCCGGGACGCCGATTCTCGTGAAGAATCTTGGGAGCGTGGTGCTGGGGCCGGATATCCGGCGCGGCCTGGCCGATTTGAACGGCGAGGGGGACGTCGTGGGCGGAATCGTGATCATGCGCCACGGCGAGAACGCGCTCAAAGTCATCGACCGGGTCAAGAAGAAGCTCAAGGACATCGAGCCTACGCTTCCGGAGGGCGTCAAGCTGGTGACGACGTATGACCGCTCGGACCTCATCCTCCGCAGCATCGAAACGCTCAAAGATACGCTGGTGGAAGAAATGGTCGTCGTCAGCCTGGTCATTCTTGTCTTCCTCTGGCACATCCCTTCGGCCATCATCCCGATCTTCACGTTGCCCATCGCGGTGCTCTTCGCGTTTATTCCGATGTATTTCATGGGCCTCTCCAGCAACATCATGTCCCTCGGCGGCATTGCGGTGGCCATCGGGGCCCTCGTCGACGCCGCGGTGGTCGTGGTGGAGAACGCCCATAAGAAGCTGGAACGATGGATGCGGGAGGGAAGGCAGGGAGACTACCGAACCGTCCTCATCGGCGCCATCCAGGAGGTCGGGCGTCCCTCCTTTTATTCCCTCATGGTCATCGCCGTGGCGTTCATCCCCGTTTTTACGTTGGAGGCGCAGGAGGGAAGACTTTTCAGACCGCTGGCGTTCACGAAGAACTTCTCCATGTTCTTCGCCGCCATTCTTGCGATCACCCTCGATCCCGCCATCCGGCTCCTGTTCATGCGCTTCGAGCCCTTCATCTTCCGGCCGAAATGGCTCGCCAAGGTGGTGAACGCGGCCGTGGTGGGTGAGCTGCACGAGGAGGACAAGCATCCCATCAGTCGTGTCCTGTTTCGTTTCTACCAGCCGGCCGCCGAACTCATGCTCCGCCGGCCCAAGACGGTTGTGCTCGTGGCCGTGGCCATCGTCATTGCCACGGTTCCGTTCTATTTCAAGCTTGGTTCGGAGTTCATGCCACCCTTGTATGAAGGGACGCTTCTCTACATGCCCACGACGCCGCCCGGGATCTCGGTGACCGAGTCCGGGAATCTACTGAACATCCAGGACCGGATCATCAAGAGCTTCCCCGAGGTGGATAGCGTTTTCGGGAAGGCGGGAAGAGCGGAGACTTCCACGGACCCCGCGCCGTTTTCGATGATGGAAACGACGGTCGTCCTCAAGCCGGAGGCCGAATGGAGGAAGGTGGACCGGTGGTACTCTTGGATGCCGGAGGTTTTCAAGAAGCCCCTGAGGCACGCCTGGAGGGAGGCCATCACGCCCGCCCAGCTTGTGGACGAAATGGACCAGGCGTTGAAAATCCCGGGAAGCGTCAACGCCTGGACGATGCCCATCAAGGCCCGCATCGACATGCTCACCACGGGCGTACGCACACCCGTCGGGATCAAGATTTTCGGGGCGGACCTCAAGGAGATCGAACGAATCGGGGAGCACATCGAGATGGTCTTGAAGCCGGTGAAGGGCACGCGAAGCATTTTCGCCGAGAGGACTGCCGGAGGGTATTTCGTCGATTTCGATTTGAAACGCGAGGAACTGGCCCGCTACGGGCTCTCCGTCGCCGATGCGGAAATGGTCATCATGTCGGCGATCGGAGGGGAGAATGTTTCGCAGACCGTGGAGGGCAGGGAGCGGTATCCCATCAACGTGCGGTACGCCCGAGAGCTTCGGAACGACATGGAACGGCTCAAGAGAGTTCTCGTCCCCACGGAGAGCGGGGCCCAGGTGCCGATTTCACAACTCGCGGACATCCGGATGGTCACGGGTCCCTCGATGATCCGGGACGAAAACGGTAGACTCGCCGGCTACGTCTACGTGGACGTGGCGGGCCGGGACATCGGCAGCTACGTGGCCGACGCGAAGAAGGCCGTAAGGGAACAGGTGCAGATGCCCGCGGGATATGCCCTCACGTGGAGCGGTCAGTACGAGTCCATGGAGCGGGTGAAGGAGAGACTCAAGCTCGTCCTGCCCATCACCGTGTTCATCATTTTCTTCCTCTTGTACATGAACACCAAATCGCTGACCAAAACCTTCATCGTCTTTCTGGCCGTGCCCTTTTCCGCCGTGGGAGCCATCTGGTTTCTCTATGCACTGGGCTATCAATCCTCGATTGCGGTGTGGGTGGGGCTGATCGCGCTGATGGGCTTGGACGCGGAGACGGGAATTTTCATGCTCTTATACCTCGATCTGGCCTATGACGAATGGAAGGCCAAGGGCAAGCTCAAGACCAAGGAAGATTTGCGGGAGGCGATTCTCTACGGCGCGGTGAAACGCGTGAGACCCAAAGTCATGACCGTCGCCTGCGCCGCGATCGGCCTTCTGCCCATCATGTGGTCGACCGGGGCGGGCGCCGACGTGATGAAGCGCATCGCCGCGCCGATGATCGGCGGGCTGTTCACGTCCTTCATCATGGAGCTGCTGGTCTATCCCGTGATCTACGAACTGTGGCGCGGGAGGGAACTGAAGAAAGTCATGAGTCGTGCGACATGA
- a CDS encoding flagellar hook-length control protein FliK codes for MLEGNRALISVQGLGITAESTAPLKPGDTVKLQITQLRPQVVLSLLSSTPAPADPVSTRIRDLLPSRERLGALVGEILADLPPMGSEETPELTELSRALKDWVVSEDKLPGLSIPKQIHALGLQRENLLRMAARLGTPQIPLGDDLRTRLARILKALPDIVPPVSGKLLSSLRRLSDNLELIKWLNSVPRENDGAQLLPLLLQFSTGEWSDVDIYFLKKTGDKPDQDEGKREKTPPYRVVMLLNLPSMGNVQIDASFTGKTLYLTFYAAEPTTRAKAQERAPELQSALESLGWSARLSFNDLRREAAGSGPVQILIPKGYRLIDTRA; via the coding sequence GTGTTGGAAGGGAACCGTGCCCTGATCAGCGTTCAAGGGCTCGGGATTACCGCGGAATCGACCGCCCCGCTCAAACCGGGAGACACCGTCAAACTCCAGATCACCCAGTTGCGCCCCCAGGTGGTTCTCTCCCTTTTGTCCAGTACCCCGGCGCCGGCGGATCCCGTCAGCACCCGAATCCGCGACCTCCTGCCCTCGCGCGAACGGCTGGGCGCCTTGGTGGGGGAAATTCTCGCCGACCTCCCTCCGATGGGGAGCGAGGAAACCCCGGAGCTGACGGAGCTGTCCCGCGCACTCAAGGATTGGGTCGTTTCGGAGGACAAGCTTCCCGGTCTTTCGATCCCAAAGCAGATTCATGCCCTGGGTCTGCAGCGCGAGAACCTTCTTCGGATGGCCGCACGATTAGGAACTCCGCAGATCCCCCTCGGCGATGACCTTCGCACACGGCTCGCGCGCATTCTCAAGGCCCTGCCGGACATCGTACCTCCCGTCAGCGGGAAACTCCTCTCTTCCCTCCGTCGGCTCTCGGACAATCTCGAACTGATCAAATGGCTGAACAGCGTCCCTCGGGAAAACGACGGCGCCCAGCTCCTGCCGCTGCTGCTTCAGTTCTCAACCGGCGAATGGTCGGATGTCGACATCTACTTCCTGAAGAAAACCGGTGACAAACCGGATCAAGACGAAGGGAAGCGGGAAAAAACTCCTCCGTACCGCGTCGTGATGCTCCTGAATCTGCCCTCGATGGGAAATGTCCAAATCGACGCCTCGTTCACCGGAAAGACGCTGTACCTCACCTTCTACGCCGCCGAGCCGACCACGCGCGCGAAAGCCCAGGAGCGGGCGCCAGAGCTTCAGTCCGCTCTTGAATCGCTCGGATGGAGCGCGCGGCTAAGTTTCAATGATCTTCGACGGGAAGCCGCGGGATCCGGTCCGGTTCAAATCCTCATCCCCAAGGGATACCGGCTCATCGACACCCGAGCCTAG
- a CDS encoding DUF2802 domain-containing protein: MSDPILLVIALDFLILLLCLVILFDRRRGKLPKEVTELPETVGRLMREGEEFLSRADGEMKEKRASFERMLQEIQTQGRHLGEKSTEAKHVIKQMGGAVPQAAVARPESSNGGQEPYEVALRLYEEGMGVQEISQKLHLTKSELELVLGLHSARGAPSASLRGRREES; the protein is encoded by the coding sequence ATGTCCGATCCGATTCTCCTCGTCATTGCGCTCGACTTCCTGATTCTCCTCCTCTGCCTGGTGATTCTCTTCGACCGCCGCCGCGGAAAACTGCCCAAGGAGGTGACGGAATTGCCGGAGACCGTCGGACGGCTGATGCGCGAAGGGGAGGAATTTCTATCCAGGGCCGACGGCGAAATGAAGGAGAAGCGGGCCTCCTTTGAACGCATGTTGCAGGAGATCCAGACGCAGGGTCGGCACCTCGGCGAAAAATCCACCGAGGCGAAGCACGTGATCAAGCAGATGGGAGGAGCGGTCCCCCAGGCCGCCGTCGCCCGCCCGGAGTCCTCCAACGGCGGGCAGGAGCCGTACGAGGTGGCCTTGCGCCTTTATGAAGAAGGCATGGGCGTCCAGGAGATATCCCAGAAGCTCCACCTCACCAAGAGCGAACTCGAACTCGTCCTCGGCCTCCATTCCGCCCGCGGAGCCCCCTCCGCTTCTCTCCGGGGACGGCGGGAGGAATCGTGA
- a CDS encoding efflux RND transporter periplasmic adaptor subunit, translating into MKRRTSICLSTWVAAMLALSACEGKGTSAPEAAREHAVHEEHARKKTLYQCPMHPSYTSDKPGECPICGMTLVPVEESAAGEEAPSDVSGRVTINISPERQQIIGVKTDVAKIQPLTKTVRAVGNIAYDPELYQAEKEYIESLSSRDKTGGSPGTVGLVDSSSIRLRQLGLNDAMIADLARSRKPSLNLLLPEDTMWVYAQVYEYEINWIKVGQSVSTTSLALPGEMFRGTLRAIDPVVNPETRTVRIRAEVKNPGRKLKPNTFVNVEIETALGKGLTIPRDAVIDTGDRKIVFVDLGGGKLQPREIRTGIELADDVQVLEGLAKGDKVVTSANFLIDSESSLKAAVKQMSGHAGHGQ; encoded by the coding sequence ATGAAACGAAGAACATCAATCTGCCTGTCGACTTGGGTTGCGGCGATGTTGGCGCTTTCTGCCTGCGAAGGAAAAGGAACATCCGCGCCGGAAGCGGCGCGTGAGCACGCAGTCCACGAGGAGCATGCCAGGAAGAAAACCCTTTACCAGTGCCCCATGCACCCGTCGTACACCTCCGATAAGCCGGGCGAGTGCCCGATTTGTGGAATGACACTGGTGCCGGTAGAGGAGTCCGCCGCGGGCGAGGAGGCCCCGTCGGATGTGTCCGGACGCGTCACGATCAACATCTCGCCGGAGCGGCAGCAGATCATCGGCGTCAAGACCGATGTGGCGAAAATTCAGCCGCTGACCAAGACGGTGAGGGCCGTGGGAAACATCGCTTATGATCCGGAGCTATACCAGGCGGAGAAGGAATACATCGAAAGCCTGAGCAGCCGGGACAAGACCGGAGGCTCTCCCGGCACGGTCGGACTCGTGGATTCTTCCTCGATTCGCCTGCGGCAGCTCGGTTTGAACGACGCGATGATTGCGGATCTCGCCCGTTCAAGAAAACCCTCTCTGAACTTGCTGCTCCCGGAGGACACGATGTGGGTTTACGCGCAGGTCTACGAATACGAGATCAATTGGATCAAGGTCGGTCAGTCGGTTTCGACGACATCACTCGCGCTTCCGGGCGAGATGTTCCGCGGCACGCTCCGGGCCATCGATCCCGTCGTGAATCCGGAGACTCGAACGGTGCGCATCCGGGCCGAGGTCAAGAACCCCGGCCGGAAACTCAAACCGAACACCTTCGTGAACGTGGAGATCGAGACCGCGCTGGGGAAGGGGCTGACGATCCCCCGTGATGCCGTCATCGACACCGGAGACCGGAAAATCGTATTTGTCGACCTCGGCGGGGGCAAGTTGCAACCGCGGGAGATCCGTACGGGTATTGAGCTTGCAGACGACGTGCAGGTATTGGAGGGGTTGGCGAAAGGCGACAAAGTGGTCACCTCCGCCAATTTCCTGATTGATTCGGAGTCCTCCCTCAAGGCTGCGGTCAAGCAGATGAGTGGCCATGCAGGTCACGGTCAATAG
- a CDS encoding TolC family protein — translation MKIGSVGMATIIGLAALGFQGSVRAGESVLRLEDVLTEVRENSPRIQAAAKMSEAARARVPQAKALDDPILSIENQPGDEQMVGVEQMIPFPWKLKARATVAEAESDSVDRMSDRTVLEILVEAKHAFHHLFHWHKKVEINLENQDILQRFVRIAESRYLIGRAGQEDVLKAQVEAGKLANELVMLNRMKGEEEANLSRLMNRSMVAPLPPPESLHVMENHGLREDDLYALAEENRQETRSQVSMVRAGEEKARLARLDYAPDFLVGAEWGRMEGTLGPAGKRWGAMLGLSLPVWFTQKQRYGVREADAMLQSSRSDLQDVRNRVRFEVKQAYLNVTASNAQLDIFNSGLLPQAEQDLRITTSAYEAGKMDFLRLLESQRALRELKIAYFDALLEYNMSLGDLELAVGKELPIHTGSH, via the coding sequence ATGAAAATTGGAAGTGTTGGAATGGCGACCATCATCGGGCTTGCGGCCCTCGGTTTCCAAGGCTCGGTTCGGGCTGGGGAGAGTGTTCTTCGGCTTGAAGATGTTTTGACAGAGGTTCGCGAGAACAGTCCCCGAATTCAAGCGGCGGCGAAGATGTCCGAAGCGGCGCGCGCGCGTGTTCCACAAGCCAAGGCCTTGGATGACCCGATCCTGTCCATCGAAAACCAACCTGGCGATGAGCAGATGGTTGGAGTGGAGCAAATGATTCCGTTCCCTTGGAAGCTCAAGGCGCGAGCGACGGTGGCAGAAGCTGAATCGGACTCGGTCGACCGGATGTCGGACCGCACCGTTTTGGAAATTCTCGTCGAAGCCAAGCATGCCTTTCATCACCTTTTCCACTGGCACAAGAAGGTCGAGATCAACTTGGAGAATCAGGACATTCTCCAAAGATTTGTCCGCATTGCCGAGTCCCGCTATCTGATCGGCCGCGCCGGTCAGGAGGATGTGCTCAAGGCGCAGGTGGAGGCGGGAAAGCTCGCCAATGAACTGGTGATGCTGAATCGGATGAAGGGGGAGGAAGAAGCGAATCTGAGCCGCTTGATGAATCGATCGATGGTGGCGCCCCTGCCTCCGCCGGAGTCGTTGCACGTCATGGAGAACCACGGACTTCGCGAGGATGATCTGTACGCGCTTGCGGAGGAGAATCGGCAGGAGACCCGATCTCAGGTCTCGATGGTGCGCGCCGGGGAAGAGAAGGCGAGGCTGGCCCGACTCGACTACGCTCCGGATTTTCTGGTCGGCGCCGAATGGGGGCGCATGGAAGGCACGCTCGGGCCTGCCGGCAAACGATGGGGCGCGATGCTCGGCCTCAGCCTCCCCGTGTGGTTCACCCAAAAGCAGCGGTACGGAGTGAGGGAGGCCGACGCGATGCTCCAGTCGTCGCGGTCTGACCTTCAGGATGTTCGCAATCGTGTCCGGTTTGAGGTGAAGCAGGCCTATTTGAACGTCACCGCCTCGAATGCGCAGCTCGACATTTTCAATTCGGGACTTCTGCCCCAGGCCGAGCAGGATCTGAGGATCACCACCTCCGCCTATGAGGCGGGAAAGATGGACTTTCTCCGTCTGCTGGAGTCGCAGCGCGCGCTCCGCGAGCTGAAGATCGCGTACTTCGACGCCCTCCTCGAATACAACATGAGCTTGGGCGACCTCGAACTGGCTGTCGGCAAGGAACTTCCGATCCATACCGGAAGTCACTAA
- a CDS encoding alpha/beta fold hydrolase, translating into MSPDEMPAKGPVLPFEVPKDLYPFEHRFFSVSGIRIHYVDEGHGETILFLHGNPTWSFVYRDVIRGLRSNRYRCVAPDYPGFGMSGKPKDFGYTAADHARIMEAWITSQKLKDLTLFVHDWGGPIGLWLAVRHPDWIKRIIIANTWAWPVQGDPHFTRFSRIMGGTLGRILIGYLNVFVNSGLKKGVVRGKERLTPPVMQAYRAPFAKMADRKPMSIFPAQILAAEDFLKQVETGLAKLQKKPILILWGEKDIAFRMSELERFKTIFPAARVRSFPNAGHFVQEDVPEDVVSAIRGWM; encoded by the coding sequence ATGAGTCCAGACGAAATGCCCGCAAAGGGTCCCGTATTGCCTTTTGAAGTGCCAAAGGATCTCTATCCTTTCGAGCACCGCTTCTTCAGTGTGAGCGGCATACGGATCCACTACGTGGACGAGGGCCACGGCGAGACGATCCTTTTCCTCCATGGGAATCCTACGTGGTCGTTTGTCTACCGCGATGTCATCCGCGGGCTGAGGAGCAACCGGTATCGCTGCGTCGCTCCGGACTATCCGGGCTTCGGGATGTCAGGCAAGCCGAAAGATTTCGGCTACACCGCCGCGGATCATGCCCGAATCATGGAGGCCTGGATCACATCCCAGAAATTGAAGGACCTGACGCTGTTCGTTCACGATTGGGGCGGCCCCATCGGGCTGTGGCTGGCCGTTCGGCATCCGGATTGGATCAAGCGGATCATCATCGCGAACACCTGGGCGTGGCCGGTTCAGGGTGATCCGCATTTCACCCGGTTCAGCCGGATCATGGGCGGAACGCTGGGCCGGATTCTCATCGGATATCTGAATGTGTTCGTCAATTCCGGGCTGAAGAAGGGAGTCGTTCGTGGGAAGGAGAGGCTGACCCCGCCGGTGATGCAGGCCTACCGAGCGCCATTCGCGAAGATGGCCGATCGGAAGCCGATGTCGATCTTTCCGGCGCAGATCCTCGCCGCCGAGGATTTCCTCAAACAGGTTGAAACCGGACTGGCCAAACTTCAGAAGAAGCCGATCCTCATCCTGTGGGGCGAGAAGGACATTGCATTCAGAATGTCGGAGCTCGAGCGTTTCAAGACGATTTTCCCGGCCGCCCGGGTCCGCTCGTTCCCGAACGCGGGTCATTTCGTCCAGGAGGACGTGCCGGAGGATGTGGTCTCCGCGATTCGCGGGTGGATGTAG